The DNA segment TTCTCCAGGCTTTCATAATCCATGATGACCTTGTTAGTGATGAGTGAGAAGCCAAAGACTCGAAGTCCACAGTGCCGTGCGACGATAACTTCTGGTACTGTACTCATGCCTGATAGTGAGAAAGATGGAAACCAACTGTCAGGATCCTCAAATAACTCTTTTCCTTGCCCTTTAGCCTCACTTTCAACAAGaattaaaaatctcaaaaaacaTCCAAAGATGGCCAGAtgcagtagttcacacctgtaatcccagtacattgggaggccaaggcaggaggatgtcttcagcccaggagtttgagaccagcctgggcaacatagcgaggccttggctcaaaaaataaataaaattagctaggtgtggtagcgtatgcctgtggtccccgttactcaggaggctgaggcgggaggattgtttgagcccaggcagtcagaactgcagtgagctagagatggtgccactgcactccaaccttggcaacagagcaaggcgcCATCTAAAACAAATCCAAGGAAGCAGCTAAATTattgttgaggtatgttcttctGTATTgcctaaaataaatacacatttcttaaaattaCCAATACAATGCTTCATTTCTATATTTGTGGCAATTTTGAAGTCAATCCTAATGACAGAGTTCCATCTTCCAGCTAGAGGTACAGAAGGTGGCTATAGTGAATTTTTTAGAATTCTTAGAAACAGTCatcaaattggccaggcacagtgggtcacgcctgtaatgccagcactttaggaggccaagatgggcggatcacctgaggtcgcgagttcaaggaccagcctggccaacatggtgaaaccttgtctctactaaaaatacaaaaattaactagacgtggtggcacacatctgtaatcccagctactcgggaggctgaggcatgagaattgcttgaacctgggaggtggaggttgtagtgagccgagatcatgccactgcactccagcctgggtgacagagtgagacaccgtctcaaaaaacagtCATCAAATCATGGATAGATCACTCATTAGCACTGCAGCTGTTAATCCCTTGGTGCTTCGTAGGGAGATTTGATGCTACACCAAATCTCAccagtttatatttcaataagtCAGTTTAATTCACCCTTCCCTGAAATCAGATCCTCTCAAGCCAATGAGGACTGTTATTTCCTACTCTTTCCCCTTCCCATTTTGCTAAATCCCTCCCTCTTCAAGCCTCCAGCCAAATTCCCCTTCTCACCGACAGCGTCTGCTCCCAGCTTCTGCAGCACACGACATTCTGCCACAGTCTCAAAGCTGGGGCCTGCCACCATCACATAGGTGCCTTCCTGTAGCTCACGTTGCTCTCCCATTTGTTTCCAGGTACTGAGAGCCCTCTGCCTCATAGTCCGGTCGTAGGCATCAGACATGGCAGGGAAACGAACTCCAAACCTAGGACACAGGTTGAATTATCtcacataaatggaattttaaaaattctcccaCAGCACCTAGAAGTCTTTAAATCCTACCCATCTAAAAAAAACGGAGTAACATACATACCTTTCATCATTGGGCCCTCTGAGAGGGTTCTGACCACTGAAACCAGGTAGGTTGATATGGTCACGGATCAGCATGATATCTCCAACCTCAAACTTGGGGTTCAGCCCTCCTGCTGCATTGGTGACCACCAGGGTGTCCACACCCAGAAGGTGGAAAACCCTCACTGGGAATGTCACCTTCGAAgcaaaagattagaaaaaattttacaaaatttcatAAAGTCAGCTATACCGAAATGCATTACATACATcgtgaaagaaaaggaaggagaggacCAAAAATCCACCTAGCCCAGATAGCTAGGTAGTGAAAGAGGCTAGATAGttctctcctgcctcttccagaTCCAACCAGGCCCATCCCCCTGACTTACCTTCCAGAGTGAGTACCCTTCATACATATGGAACCTGCCCTGCATCATCACACAGGCTCTGCCATTCAGGAACCCAAACACCAGTCGGCCAGCATGACCTGGCACTGTatacagaaaagaaacagaaatgaatgGGATTATATTTTCATGCAACACATAtccattgagcacctactgtgagTTACTCGCTCTGCTCAAAATGTTAGGATATAATTAAGTAAAAGACTCATTATTATCTCTGCTTTCAGAAAGTTTAAGTCTGGAGGGAGAGCCAGGCATTACTCATAATCATACAAATACAACCTGAGATTAGAGATATGGGGTGAGGATGTTCAGCATGAACACacaaagaaggaagggctttttaaagaaatttcaagATAATACAAGCCATACTGCCAGAGggtaaaaagtgagcaaaaaaaagtagatactcagaaatgaaagattaaataccacatgttctcacttataagtgggaaccaAATGTGTACATATGGACCTACAGaatgaaataatagacactggggacttggAAAGGTGAGAAAGTGGGATGGGGATGAGGGATGGGAAATTACCTAATGAGTACAATGttcactgctcaggtgatggttacactaaagcACAGACTTCACCACCATGCAGTATATCCATATAACAAAACTGCATTGTACCCCtgtaaatctataaaaattaaaattaaaaataggccaggtgcagtgcctcacgcctgtagtcccagcactttgggagcccaagacaggcggatcaagaggtcaggagttcaagaccaccctggccaacatggtgaaacctcatctctactaaaaatacaaaaattagccaggtgtggtggcgcatgcctgtaatcccagctactcgggaggctgaggtgggagaatcacttgaacttgggaggtggaggttgcagtgagccgagatcacaacactgcactcgagcctcagtgacagagcgagactccgtttcaaaataaGGTGAGTACAGTGAATGCAGTAATTACAGCCCTCTTCAAATTTTTCAAAGTTCTCAAAACACGTATTCTTATATATTGCCCTAACTTAATTACCTGCCTCCTCAGCCCAGCAAGCAAGCTCACAGTATACTTACTCTGGCTTCTTAAAGAAGAGGCTACTGAACAAGGGGGAAAGAATTTGAACGCATGCAAGTCTCTTTCCTTATGATGCACAGAACAGTCCTATGGGAACACATGCCCATGTAGGGGTGCATGGGAGTGCAAAGATAACTCCCCACAGACATAACAGCCATTATTACCATTTCTCTTATCTGGCAGTCTCTTCTAATAGACGGCCAACCTATCCCTTAGGGAATGGGAGAGGGACCAGAACCAAGAGGAAGAGCTGAGAAATTCTCAAAGATAGAGGAGCttatgcaaacaaaacaaaacaaaacaaaaacagtaataaaGTTGATACAGGAGTATAAAAGTggagtataaaaaataaacatgttgataagcttaaaaaaattaacccacTTATCATTTAATGCAGTGCCCTTCTCACTGGGGGTAGGAGTGGCCAACGGAGCCAGCGTCACTACTATCTCCCTTAGAGAAGTATGCCCTTCACACACCCTTTCTTAATATTTCCCTCACTTTCCCCCTCTGCTCTCCCAGTCTTGTGtcaaagagtttaaaaaaaatagctattaaAGGTCTTTTCCTGCTgacaggtctcaaaaaaaaattcttaactcTCCAGGGAAAAGCAGatagaaatcttaaaaattaataaataaaccaacagaagttagttatttgagaaattaagTAAACCAAATAAACGATCCTTGCCCTTTACTTGGCCCCTGTCACCTGGCCCTCTTCTGAGTCTTAGCCTCAGTCCACTGACACACACATGCCCTGTCTCTTATGGGATGGTCTGCTAGAGGAATCTCCTAAAGTCATTCTGACTCATGGTGGGCTTTTCTCCTCTCTTACAACATTTGTCTTCAGTGAAATGCTAGGTCAAGGAGTAGAAACATTGGCATCCTTGGCTATGTTCCACAGAATCCCAACAACATCCCTCAGTCCCATTCCCCATTTTCACTTGCCAGTACCTGTACTGCGGGGAAAGTTGGGGATTTCACTGTAGTCAAAGATCTGGGCCTGAGTTAATTTATCAGTCAGACCTCCTAATCCAGAACCACAGATTATTGCAACTTGAGGCCGGTGCTTAGTGTGAGACAGAAGCCATTCTGCAGTGTTCTTATAATCTTCATATGTGTATCTAGGGGAGAAAAAATATCAAGGTGAATTCTGCTCCCATTCCAAGGGCATCAGAGACAAATGACCTTCAGTGCAAAAAGGCTGGCAGGTATACTGAGGCAGCAGGGACAGAGAAGCTGGCACAGAGGGAGAGGCCATACTATGCTCACCCATCTACTCAGCTACTCTTCTTTCTGAATCAAGCCCACTACAAGTCTGATATGAAACTCCCTCCATTCTAGAGCCTGGCAAAAGTTAATAAAGCCTGTTTCTACTAACAGACCCAACTCCAGTGTTGGATCTACTGAACACTGGCAAGCTGTATACTTATCCTTATGACAAAGGTTTAGAGAGGAAGGGACCAGAGTCTACAGGGAAGTGCAATGAAATAATCAAATTAGGGAGGGTAAAAGGGCTTGGCCAGGAGGGAGCCGAAGAAGAGTACTCAAAATGGGATTAAGCCCTTCCTGAGGATGGTGACCACCTAGTAAAATCCCCCTTATTACCTTACCTATTCCCCAAAGACATTCAAAATGTAATTGAGACCAACTACTATGAAGGCAGAGATaaaatcaaatttccttttgaatCCTCATCCCTCCAGTTCCTTCCTCAGCCAAAGACTTAAGGgctacattttgttgttgttgttttaaccaATAAAACACAATGGGAACACCCCTGATAGAGGTCTACGTGCCATTCTTAGCTCCCTGGATCACAAGGGAGTTAATTCCAGACAAAAAACTAGATAAACTGCTGTACAAAAAAGCAGACCTAGTCCACAGTACTGGTTGTCAAAGGTTAAACCAGGACTGACTACACAAATTCTCAGCAGAAGCTTGTTAGAAAAACAGAttctggcactccagcctggtgacagagtgagaccctatataaaaaacaaaaaaaccccacaaaaaacagATTCTAAAGCCCATGTAATTTTGATTGTAAAACCAGGTTTAGgggctgggcgcgttggctcatgcctgtaatcccagcactttgggaggccgaggtgggcggatcctggctaacatgatgaaaccccgtctctactaaaaataccaaaaaaaaaaaaaaaaaaaaaaaaaaaaaaaaaaatagccgggggtgatggtgggcgcctgtagtcccagctacatgggaggctgaggcaggagaatggcgtgaacctgggaggcagaggttgcagtgagccaagatcgctccactgcactccagcctgggtgacacagcgagactccgactcaaaaataaataaataaaaacaaaataaaataaaaccaggtTTAGGAATTGCTGGTCTGGAGGGAAGCAGAATTCGACCTAGATTCTAGTCCCAATATTGTCTTTTTAGGCATGTAATTTgtgctttaaattattttctcaggtATAAACAAGTGATGTAAATTGGCCCCATCTACCTTATAGGTCAATCTGAAAATGAATTGAATACTTGCTAACAACCTCCAAAGACCTATGGCTCTGTTACACAAAGTATTTGAACCTTTCTCCTGCTTTCCAACTGCCTGTGGTCTTCTTCCTGTCcttccccctccctgcctcctcccagtCTCCTTTCTCTCCACCGAGGATCTTTGCTCCTTCAGAAACCTAAGGGCACTTACCCAGAACCCCTACACTAGCAAGAATCAACCCGTGTTACTTTTCTCCCATTTCCAAGTCCAGTTCTCTCACATCCATCTGGGAAGACCAAAGGTTGCCTTCagaggtggcaatgaggtgtgaCAGAGCTGAACATAACTAATAACTAACCAAGCTTCCACAGGAAATTTTTTGCTTCCAAAGCAGAGCCCGGGAAACCAGACATGATTGCACAATACACCAGGCTACCCTCAGGGAAGGAGTTGGATCAGGTAGGTTGGGGGCTGGTCAGCAGAGCCACAGGATAACGGAGAGAAGCAATTAAGTTGGTAAAATGTTAATCAAATGGCATCCCCAAAAGGTGCATAGGAAATGAATGTGTGAAGCTGCCGCCACATGGTATGTCTAGCTACATCTCATAGCACTTCCTCATTGGCTATCAGTCCCCGCAAGAACACCCTGGCTCCCTGGGCATCCAAAAGCAACTGTGATGCCTAATGCAGGTCACTTGAACTGGGATATCCAGGACCCAAGCAGAGAGAAGAGTTTTCAaaggtgtggggtgggggaagtgagCAGAGGACTGTTGCTCAGTTCCGTGATTGATTTCCTTCTCCACTTAGGAGTCAGTTCCCACCGAGTTAATCATACTTCCAgtctggaaggaagggaggagtgcAACTGGCAAAGGAGGTGAGCAATCTTGCCTCTAAAGGAGGAACTCCGAATTTGAGCACCAAAAGTACCTCGCAGCTTTACCCAGACCCTAGCATGGGAATTTATGAAGAGCGCAGGGGGTGAGGAGACCTCCTCCTGGTATGGAGtgagggatatatatatatatatatatatactcactcTCCACTTGTTCCTCTAACGGACACACGGAGACACACAACGGCTGCTTTTACGGAGTAGCTTAGACCGCACCAACCTGTCCCCTTCCTGCTCCGGTGGCGCCACCCCAGCTCGTTTCCCGCGTGCGTCCCTGCCCGCGCTGGCTGCCGCATGACTCTGCCGTCTTGCCCCCGACACTAGGCTCCGTGCCAGGCCTCTCTGCATCCCCTGGGCGCTCGCTCCCTCCCCCGGCTCCCTCTGGGCCCAGTGTGCCAGGTTCCCGGGTCTCACAGGACCTGCCCCTCCCCAAGGGTCCTGTGGGCCTGGTGCCCTCCTCACCCGTTCTCCATGGTCTCGCAGACGCCCTCTCGATGAGCCTGCTCCAGTGTGCTCCGATCCGCTCTGATCCGCTCCGATCCGCTCCGCTATGCTGAACTGAGCAAGGCTGCCGGGTCTGGTCCGCACAGTTCGCTCACTGCTCTAGGCTCTGGCTTATATCCCCAGCCCTGGAGTCCCCAGC comes from the Symphalangus syndactylus isolate Jambi chromosome 8, NHGRI_mSymSyn1-v2.1_pri, whole genome shotgun sequence genome and includes:
- the PNP gene encoding purine nucleoside phosphorylase; this encodes MENGYTYEDYKNTAEWLLSHTKHRPQVAIICGSGLGGLTDKLTQAQIFDYSEIPNFPRSTVPGHAGRLVFGFLNGRACVMMQGRFHMYEGYSLWKVTFPVRVFHLLGVDTLVVTNAAGGLNPKFEVGDIMLIRDHINLPGFSGQNPLRGPNDERFGVRFPAMSDAYDRTMRQRALSTWKQMGEQRELQEGTYVMVAGPSFETVAECRVLQKLGADAVGMSTVPEVIVARHCGLRVFGFSLITNKVIMDYESLEKANHEEVLAAGKQAAQKLEQFVSILMASIPLPDKAS